The window cgtcaaattcaaaatttcaaaattttaatttgatagTTGATTCAGTAATTTGACATATtgtctatatttttctttcactCAATATGCGAAAATTTATtgcttcatttatgttttttttataaataaaaataataaaaattgagttgttaatttaaaaataataatataataaaaataataaggcAAGTGGATGTCTTtagaaattacaaaaaattatatttgaagGTAGTTTCAAATTTCACGTTTCTTTGTCAGcttagttttatttttcatgttaaTTTTGATATTTCGGTTGGAGAAAATGATAAGTAATTTATTATCGTTATATATTTTTGACTTTCCACCGCTTCCAGTTCCCATTCCCATTCCCATCGATTTGCAATCATCAGCAGCAGCATTGCATATATCGTCTTACGCGTACAGAGAGAGAATCAATCTCAATGGCGGCGAGTACAGAGGGAGTGTTCAGCAACAAACAGGTGGTACTGACTCTACTGAGAGACCATGTGACCGGCCGGCTTCCCCAAAGAATCTGACATGCAActcaccaccgccaccaccaagCTCAAGCTTCCAGAAGGTTCCAAAGGGGTTATGGTGAAGAACCTCTACTTGTCCTGCGACCCTTTTATGAGAGGCCGCATGACCAAGCGTGAACCGGGCACCAGTTACGTCGATTCCTTCAACGCCGGTTCGGTCAGTCACTGTATATATTATCTTATATGATTTTAGTgtgatttcttctttttgaCTTTCTGCCTCTACAGGCTCTGACTGCCTTACTAATAATTTGTttcaaatcaaagttgaaaacTTTAGGTTAGGCTAGGGCGTGCCCTTTCCCTTTTATTCAAGTTCGAATTGGGTGCTTGAGCAGTTTAGAATATTGTGTTGCAGAAAAAAATAATCCATGAGATTGTTAAAATTCATCGCTGTTTtttagatttaaaatcgatagaagcgGTGATCTTACACCATCAATAATTTTGGTTCTATGACAATTTAAAGGAGAAgttgattttgacaaaaatactcaATTTAACAGGGATTACCTCACAGAACACCAAATGATTGgcggtggacaatctcagaggccccttctatcgattttaaatctgaGGAACCAAAATGcgaagttatgtcaatctcatgaaccattttgaataaatataaaataaaaaaaaatcgaatcCTTTGGGCATGTCTAATGTAATATTAGTAGTGTAGTACAATGGAACAAGGGAAACCAATTATTGATCTTGATGTTTAGATAGCCTTTTTGTTTGGACATGGTAATCCAAATTTATCTTGTTTGTTGCTTTCGGGATGTTCTAATGATTTATATAGTTTGAGACAACTTATAATTCGCCCTTTTTGATGATACAATGCTATACTTATGTCAGTTAAATCTTCTCAATACTGAGACACAGCTTCCTTTACTTATTAATTATGCATTTTGTCCAACGAAAAAGCTTTGTTATGCAATGTATAAACCATAAAGAGGATAGCGATCTATTCAATGTTGTAGTTTTATTTGACGtattttatagaattttgttGCATATTTGAGTACCATAGTTTCATTGGACTATTCTCATGGTACTTGAGTATGTCATGAATATTCATAATGCACTACCCTACCCGTATATACTCACAATACCTTTTATCAGTCAATACGGAATACGGGATTCCGCTAACGCGGTATTTATACGCAGGCTATTTCTAAACACAGATGATGAGATTTGAATAGAGAGAGACGCACATTACAGCTCGGCTATACTAGTGTAATGTTCCGAATACTTGCATTGTTCTATTTCAGCAAACGGAGATTTTGTCTTCTAGTAACGAAAATAAATTACTTCTGCGGACTATATAAACGCAAACAAAAATCCTAGCAGAAGGTGATCTGCAATAAAATTGTAAGCAAAGAACTTGAAATTGTACTGGTCAGCCTGATTGCGCCCTCCAGCTCGGCGTCCGCCGTAGACTCGTATGTATGTACAAGATTGCGCACCTTGCACACATTTAGAAGTGCTCTCATTCAAGTTTCCGAAATCATTCTCAACCTGCAAGTGCGAACTACAGAGGCAAAGAATATCCACGGAGGTGTTTCGAATCCACTCCCGACTCACGCACCAATGCAATTCGTCCAGTACGCGCCACCTGCAAGATCCACAAAGCGTTCTTGTTTGAGGAGTCAGCTCATGGACGATAGTAATGACATCCGAAAAATCTAGAGGGAAAAAATAAGTTTGTGATTGCTCAAGGAGTCAGCTCACAGACGCGTCCACTGaactaagccaagactcataaTGCGAGCTGCCcctatcaaaattttcaagactTGACTAAAGATTGCAGGACAAACCTCACAAATTCCATAGGGCTCCAACAATCTCTGCAATGCAACCATCTTGTTTATGTCTCCCGTAAGCTGGACAAAACCGAATCAAGTAAATATGATCAGTGCCAAGTTACCAGCAGTGAGATCTGTCCTCTAACAACGTAAAATGGCCCCTTAGCATCCATCATCACCCACATACATCATCTTGAGGTAAAATATAGCGTGTCTATTCTCTTTAATACATGCAAATCATGTCGGGTCATAGCAAGTGAGGTTTATCCCCCTAATTCTATATATGAAAAGGGCATATTCACCTCAAGGGTTATTGTGTGGTCAGAAACGTCCACAGCCTTGGCCCTAAAAATCTTGCCAATATCAAGTACATCTCTTCGAGCAACAGCATCTGCAGCAATTTTTATCAACATCAGTTCCCGCTCAGCAAATGGCAAATTGGTAAGATCTTGAACCTGAACAAGTCAAAAGTTATAAAGTTTGTTATTCACATCAAGGCCACCATTCTTAACGTAAACATAATAAAGACTATTCTGACAGAAGTCAAGGGTGCAAAGGAGTTATGAAGCCAAGGAGATGAGCCATCTAAGTGCCGGACTTCCGGGTTTGAACCATCTCCAATTATATCTTATTCTGTTTCTTTTGCTCCATCATATCCGAGAGTGACTTAGTCGGTTGTGGAGATAACAACAGACTGATGATGTTTCATGCTCCCAGGATATTCAACCAGCATTTACAAGTAACAAGATTTTGAATGAAGGGGACGCTACAATCAGGCGATTTGGGTCAAAAATGTGAATTCAAGACTCAGACAGTGCAGACAAATCATGCACAGACTATATTTGCATTACCCCTATAGCATTAAAATTATTCATTGCATTAATCACAACAGATGAGAACCAACATCTCTTCTTTAACATATCAAGAAAATGCATTCTTTAGAATAGTTAACAATCTTACATTATGAATATCGACAAGCTTATAAAGCTGCTGCACCAACTTGCTAATTGATTCATCTGTACCGGGAACAACAGTAGTAATGCGAGATTGCCCCTCAACTTCCGCACGGCCAACAGCTAAACTCTGGTAGCAATAAATCAGCTTGTTTAAACAGATGCCTAAAAACTTCTACCTGAATAGAAGACATAAAGGAGGGAataacagaagaagaaaatataccTGAATGTTATAACCCCTTCGAGCAAAAACACCAGTAAGAATGTAGAGAACCCCGGGAACATCATTTACAAGCATGGATAAAGTGTGCGATCGAAGTCCACTGGTCTGAAAGCGTAGCTCGAAGAAAAATAGTCAACAAAACTCAGTGATTATGATAGGGTATGACTAGAACTCAATTGAAAGAGATAGAAACTGAAAAATTACCATTCACGATTATATGATTTACTTACATCTTCATCATTGAGAACACCCCAGTGAGCATCAAGAACTTGTTTGACAGTAAAGGTATCAGACGGCTCCACAGGATAAACATCACCCTTCATGAACATTTGTATACGTATTAATTGACAAGTCAATGATGATTTGCAGTTACATACAAAAATGATAGAATCACTGTTTcaagataaaaaaagaaaaggaaaaagaggaaaGATTGCATTTAATAATTGGTATTTTCATGAGATTGAAATGTAGCAACAGCTTAACAACCGATAATATAGCTATAGCAAAAGTTTCATAATGACTCTTGTATGGTGAAAGGCCTTatgattaaaggatggaatTCTATATATTGAAACTGAAATAATAATATCAAATCAAGTAATCTACAGAAGCAGTTTCCTAAAAATTCCCAATTGTTCCACAGAAATGGGTTAGCCTCATACATACTCTCATCAAATTGTAAGAAGCATGGGAAACGAAAAAAACAGAGTACAGTAGATGCTTTTGATAAGGACTAATCAAATCAAAGGCTGAGGAAGAAAATACCTCAGAAGACACATCAGATTCAGCATTAACTAATCCGTTTTCAACCCCTACAAGAGCATCAACAGGAACTGTTCTCTCAAGATCAGGATATGAAGCTGCTGAATATCGCCAAAATGGAGCAGATGCAACCGGCTTTTCCCTCCTCAAGGCAATCTACAGGcgaaaacaacaaaagatttTTACGCATGACATATATCACTAAAAGAACACTAATATGAGATCttaggagaagaagaaaacaactaGAATTCCAATGATGCTCGATTAAACTGGCACCTTTCCGGTTCTGGCAACTTCTCTGATCCCAAACTTGCTTAAATTTCTTTGCAGAGCAACCATCTTCCCAGGATCTCCTGTTACCTATATCAtcaaaaaattaacacaaaaaataaCTTGGTTTTGGAACTTGAGTAAAAGCCAAACTGGAAATCATGTACAGATGCTCGGTCCTATAAATAATGGAGGAAGTATGAATATTCACTTGGTCTCGACGAAAGGCCTGTCTAGAGATGCTATCTGCACTGAATGTGTACCAATCATTACCTCGATGGTTACTGAGTGTTCTGAGATATCCACAATCTTTGCTCTAAAGATACTCACTAACCACTTGATCTggtaaatataaacaaaaaacagaaaatcgTAAACAAACACATTTCAAAACCTTGAGCAAAACTAGCTATGTCCAATACCAGGGATGACTCTGTAACTACCTCGGCATGATATCTTGGATCGGAATTTACTTTTATAAGCACTAGTTCGCGCTCTACCTGCGGCTCCTTTGAGATATCTTCAACCTACCCGCCGCattataacaaacaaacaaactgaTAAATCAGTCGACCAAAATGATTACAACTGCACTCCACATTTAACACATTGCAGCAATAGTGATCAGATAAATCCTAAATATTAGCTCATATAATCTGCAGGTCACACTTTACCTAGAGTAATTAACAGTTTAATACATTAATTAATGAGAAATTTGTAGTAGATTAGAAGCTAAACCTTCATAACATTGACGAGCTTGTTAAGCTGCTCGATTACTTGGCGTAAGACCCTTTCGGTCCCGGAGACGACGATAGTGAAGAGAGCTTTGTCCCTGTTCAGACCAACAGCCAGGGACTCGATGTTGTATCCCCTCCGCGCAAACACCCCCGCAATCCGATTTATCATTCCACTTTCGTCCCCAACGAACACCGAAATCGTGTGCCTTCTCACCCTGATTAATCAATCAGTAatcactaattaaattaaatttaatctttttaacGAAAACACAAATTTGCATTTATATATAACGCATGCATACTTGGAGCGGGTGGTGGAAGGAGGAGAGCCGTTGGAAGAGAAGGCGTTATCGGCGATATTCTCGTCGACGCTTCTAGCGGAGACGGCGAGTTGCTTGGTGCGGCCATGGCTGTGGCTTATTGATCTCGAAGCTGAACTCGTCAGAGGAAACGATAGCGTTTCAGAGAAGCTGACGAATTGGAGGTGCTccgaggaggaagaggaggaggacgaAGAGAAGTTCGGAGTGCGAATCGGAGGTGAAGAAATGGTCGCCATTGGAGTgaatgagagagggagagagctgCTAGTGTGGCTTTGTTTTACTATTCAAAGCAGTGGATTTTACATCGAGTTAAAGTCGATCGACGATAAAACCCTTTGGGGTTGGCAGGGTCAGCTTTGCTACACTCCTTCAGTATCCTCGTTGGTCCCACTCTAAATCTTGGCCTGGCTGGGTATTGACGTGGGACCTGGTATTTTGGTCCTATTCAAAGAATTCTCACGAGATCCTCCATTCTAATCACatccgtttattgtatatcgtacggtaaaaaattattgtaaattttttatttaaaattaaatataaacagtattgACGAAAACTATCTTCAGTATATACAATAAACGGACATAATTTCTCAGATCCCTACAAAAAAGATATGAAGATAATTCTCATTATCCAAATgagaatgaatttttttattaaaaaaattatttgacaaaaaaaatagtttaaaaaattaaaagaaaataactaAACATAATTAGGGTCTAGGTTAGGATTTGGTCCCAGCTCATTggaaatagggttttgttttcttgtttactAGGGATTAATGATTAGTTCTCTATGTACAGAGTGTTATGTAATTCAGTTAAGAATAAGTCATTCACAATGTAGTTATTTCAGATTTTGTAGCTGTTATGGTAATCtctgttttaaattaataataaaattatatttgtttgtaGTTAGTTTATTCTTCGATTCATTCATTAGTTTTTATTCCCTGTACATTTGTCAGCTTCATTTTCAACTATCTAAACCTGAAGACATGTCAAGTGTAACTAGAAAAAGCACCATACTTTCTCCATTACAAATTCACTAAGAATACAAGGACTAAATATGTTAAGCTATTAGATTATCATACAAGCATCATGAGGGACGACAACACTTCTCTACTGATCttacaatcatcaataaaaaacaCATTATTACGAGTCACTTCTAGCATACCTTGAGCTTCCTCCTATAGTTCTTAGCTATGGGCACAAGGCAACATACAATACGAAAACCCACCACCTCAACAATGAACAACAAATGCTACTCAAAGATTTAAGTTTGCACATTAAGCCATAAATGCTATAAAGGTCTCTCTTTAGTAGTTCAAGAGAACAACCACGACTACAAACACTCTTGTCACTAGAGCAAAAGAACGACCACAAAGGAAGATTTGAGAAACATGGAAggggaaaagaaagaagagaccGAGAAGGATTGTCGTCAATTCCAAAGCCAAAGGCAGAAAGCTCTTACAAAGTATTTTTTACACCCCTAATAAGAAGGGAGGATAATTTATAACACAAGGGAGGCTTTGACTAATTTACTCTCTAATTGTAAGTCACCAAAATTTTTTATTCTCAGCTTTTATTTTAGGCATTACCTCATAAGTTgtgaaaatttataaataaccTTTTTTTAACAGTTGGTTTAAGATTTTGgtgatttaaaaataaaaaaaaaggcacttattaaaaaatctgaaacattaaatgtgtttggtaaaacaaaatattttttttttttaaattgattaacaGTAAACAAacatagaaaagtaaaatcatgGTTCTATCATAGTTCTaagaaaaagttttttttttcaaagcattaTAATTAGTgctcatttaatgaaattttcaaatggcaaTTATACCctcacatgttttaaaaaattacaatctTTGCTACTTttaacaattattatatcatattaaatattatatattttttagtcatttaacatattcaaagTACTTTATattaaagtttaccaaacactcagacactacttttttttattattaaaagcacttttacaaaaaaaaatttaccaaacactcaacaactttattttacaacaaTTTATTATCATAACACAacataatcaatttttttttttaaaaagcacgACAATACCAAACTGAcccttataaaattttcatccCTTGGATATAAAATGACTTTTCAACTCTCTCTAAAAGCCACTTCGGTGAACCAATAATATTTTCCTTCCAAGTATACAAGTCTTGCACGTCTGATCTACTGATTTTTATATCAGCAGCTACTCATTCTAGTACTTGATATTCAAGCCTAACAAGtgtgttataatacaagtagAGGGACATAAAAAAGCATGTGAAAcaggagaaagagaaagaagagacgTGATCAATTCATTTCTAATGGGCACTATTAATTCCccatttatcttttattttgtggtCGTTCTTTTGCTCTAGCGACAAAAGTGTTTGTAGTTGTGGTTGCTCTCTTGCCCTATTAAGAAGAGGCCTTTGTATCAACCATAACTTAATGCACAAACTTGAATATTTGAGCAACATTTATTGTTCATTGTTGAGGTGGTAGTGGGTcttgtattgtttatttttgtgcccataGCTAAGAACTATAGGAGGAAGTTCAAAGATATGTTGGAAGTGACTTATGGTAATGATTCTTTATTGATGGTTGCAAGATTAATGAAGTGTATCCATTTTATTCTCTATAGGAGGAAGTTCAAAGATATGCTGGAAGTGATTCATGGTAATGATTCTTTATTGATGGTTGCAAGATTAATGAAGTGTATCCATTTTATTCTCATGATGCTTATACAATAGTCTAACAGCTTAATATGTTTAGTCCTTGTATACTCAACGGATTTGTAATGGAGAAAGTATGGTACTTCTTTCAATTACACTTGACATGTCTTCCGGTTTAGGTCTagttgaaaattaaattgattaaTATACAGAGAATAACAAACTTATGAATAAACAGAAGAAAACCAACTACAAACAAATACAATTTCATTATTCTGAACTTAAAACAACGGTTTCCTTCACTACGGTCTAGTGTATTTtccttcacttgtaagtgaaaggtcttaggtttgttTATTAACACATGTAATTTTAAATTCCGTCATTGCTGAACGCTTGTTTTGGGCTCCCGCCACTTAGTACAAAAGTTCTGACTATATTGTAACTGGCTTTTTTTGGGCTAGGCCCAAATCGTAACCTAAACCTTTAAGCTCACTCTCCCTTTAGTTGGGTAGGAACCAAAACGCGGATTTGAAGTGAATTCTTGAGTGAAGTTATTGTCTGTATAATTTATATAGGAAAGCTTGTTAGTTGAAAAAATTAGGAGAAATACCCTGACAACTAGAAGGTCAATGCTACATAGGGTTAAGCAGAAAGTTATGGCAGAGCCAGTAGGCAGTAGGCGGCTAGAGTTCGATGAATGAACAGTTGTATTTCAAGGGATGTTTTTGCCATAGTTTGTGGAATGTGGGATGTTTCTACTTGAGAAGACAATGCAGATGTTCTGTTTGTCTTAAACAAAACAATGATCAATAAATAACCGTTGTATCCATAAATGAACAATCGTCTTCTCGATGTTGATATTGTGCTACATCAGTTCCTTCTCTTTGGCGTCGTCTCTTTCTTCTGCACTGTAAACCACCTTTGCAGTTTgcacccatattatttttagcAATGATCCTGAGAATGGTTGTGTCCATTTTGCGGTGTTGTTTTCCGTGAGCCATCTGAAAAACTAGGAAAAGCCTTTCCTTTTAATTGTATTGATCTAGTTGTTGCCGAAACAAACTTTACTTGTATTGTTATACTTTCCACAGATGTAGCTGGTTCAAGTAATCAGTTGTTCACTATGATATGAATTCACAATACGGAAGGTGCATGCCTCTTGCTGATATGCACATTCAAGCCAAAATACACAGCATCGAGATGAACCCGGGCCAAGGTGGCAAGTTAGTTCGAGCACCAGGCACTTTTGCAAAGATTTTGAAAGAACCCACTGCTTCAAGGTGTTTAGTGAGACTGCCTTCAGGTGTTGAAAAATGGATTGATGCTAAGTGCCGGGCTACGATTCGTACAGTCCCAAGTGATGGAAATAAGCCCAAGAAACTTTATAAGGCTGGGCAAAACCGGTGGCGAGGCATCAGACCAACGGTTCGAGAAGTG of the Pyrus communis chromosome 1, drPyrComm1.1, whole genome shotgun sequence genome contains:
- the LOC137743335 gene encoding acetolactate synthase small subunit 1, chloroplastic-like yields the protein MATISSPPIRTPNFSSSSSSSSSEHLQFVSFSETLSFPLTSSASRSISHSHGRTKQLAVSARSVDENIADNAFSSNGSPPSTTRSKVRRHTISVFVGDESGMINRIAGVFARRGYNIESLAVGLNRDKALFTIVVSGTERVLRQVIEQLNKLVNVMKVEDISKEPQVERELVLIKVNSDPRYHAEIKWLVSIFRAKIVDISEHSVTIEVTGDPGKMVALQRNLSKFGIREVARTGKIALRREKPVASAPFWRYSAASYPDLERTVPVDALVGVENGLVNAESDVSSEGDVYPVEPSDTFTVKQVLDAHWGVLNDEDTSGLRSHTLSMLVNDVPGVLYILTGVFARRGYNIQSLAVGRAEVEGQSRITTVVPGTDESISKLVQQLYKLVDIHNVQDLTNLPFAERELMLIKIAADAVARRDVLDIGKIFRAKAVDVSDHTITLELTGDINKMVALQRLLEPYGICEVARTGRIALVRESGVDSKHLRGYSLPL
- the LOC137737415 gene encoding large ribosomal subunit protein uL2my, C-terminal part-like, encoding MNNRLLDVDIVLHQFLLFGVVSFFCTVNHLCIVHYDMNSQYGRCMPLADMHIQAKIHSIEMNPGQGGKLVRAPGTFAKILKEPTASRCLVRLPSGVEKWIDAKCRATIRTVPSDGNKPKKLYKAGQNRWRGIRPTVREVAMNPVDHPHGGGEGKSKSSGSHGKGSRTPWGKPTKGGYKTGPNKHRK